One Amycolatopsis sp. NBC_00355 genomic window carries:
- a CDS encoding AGE family epimerase/isomerase, with the protein MDIPSSVPAWVRAEPARLLGFAAPAAHPAGGFAWLDDTGHPVLDRPVETWITCRMTHVFALASLQGVPGAAEQVAHGVAALTGLLRDAEHGGWFASATAAGPVDDGKRAYEHAFVVLAATSAVAAGADGADALLAEALEVVDRRFWEAGPGLVADVWDRGWTRLEAYRGANANMHTVEALLSVNDVTGDPVWAARALSIVEHLVHGEARAHGWRLPEHYDADWRVLLEFNRDEPAHPFRPFGVTIGHLLEWSRLAVHLKRALGAEAPEWLLPDAEALFATAVRDGWAVDGHPGFVYTTGFDGVPVVRNRLHWVVAEAIAAAWTLHQETGDPAYLARFEQWCAHAEACFVDRERGSWHHELDPRNRPAATVWAGKPDVYHAYQATLLPVLAPGVSFAGALSLDRGAIVEGS; encoded by the coding sequence GTGGACATTCCGTCTTCGGTTCCCGCCTGGGTGCGGGCCGAACCCGCCCGGCTGCTCGGTTTCGCCGCCCCGGCGGCGCACCCCGCGGGTGGCTTCGCCTGGCTCGACGACACCGGGCACCCGGTGCTCGACCGGCCCGTCGAAACGTGGATCACCTGCCGGATGACGCACGTCTTCGCGCTCGCTTCGCTGCAAGGCGTGCCGGGCGCGGCGGAGCAGGTCGCGCACGGCGTCGCGGCGCTGACCGGGCTGCTGCGGGACGCCGAGCACGGCGGCTGGTTCGCCTCGGCGACCGCGGCCGGCCCGGTGGACGACGGGAAACGCGCCTACGAGCACGCGTTCGTCGTGCTGGCGGCCACGAGCGCCGTCGCGGCCGGGGCCGACGGCGCGGACGCGCTGCTGGCGGAAGCCCTCGAGGTCGTCGACCGCCGGTTCTGGGAGGCCGGGCCGGGCCTGGTCGCCGACGTCTGGGACCGCGGCTGGACGCGGCTGGAGGCCTACCGCGGCGCCAACGCCAACATGCACACGGTCGAAGCGCTGCTCTCTGTCAACGATGTCACCGGCGACCCGGTCTGGGCCGCCCGCGCGTTGTCCATTGTGGAGCACCTGGTGCACGGCGAAGCCCGCGCGCACGGCTGGCGCCTGCCGGAGCACTACGACGCGGATTGGCGCGTGCTGCTGGAGTTCAACCGGGACGAGCCGGCGCACCCGTTCCGGCCGTTCGGCGTCACCATCGGGCACCTGCTCGAGTGGTCCCGCCTGGCGGTACACCTGAAGCGCGCGCTCGGCGCCGAAGCGCCGGAGTGGCTGCTACCGGACGCGGAGGCGTTGTTCGCCACGGCGGTGCGGGACGGCTGGGCCGTCGACGGCCACCCCGGCTTCGTGTACACGACCGGCTTCGACGGCGTCCCGGTGGTGCGCAACCGCCTCCACTGGGTGGTGGCCGAGGCCATCGCCGCCGCGTGGACCCTGCACCAGGAGACCGGCGACCCGGCCTACCTCGCCCGGTTCGAACAGTGGTGCGCGCACGCCGAAGCCTGCTTCGTCGACCGTGAACGCGGTTCGTGGCACCACGAACTGGACCCGCGCAACCGGCCCGCCGCGACGGTCTGGGCGGGCAAGCCGGACGTCTACCACGCCTACCAGGCGACGCTGCTGCCCGTGCTGGCGCCGGGCGTGTCGTTCGCCGGGGCGCTGTCGCTCGACCGGGGCGCGATCGTCGAAGGAAGCTGA
- a CDS encoding cellulose binding domain-containing protein has product MKRFAGALAGLCLAAASTTAVLAASPAAAAPACGVDYRVDQWSTGFTAQVTVTNGATALSSWTLSWHYAGTQAVTSGWNATVRQSGTAVTAESLSYNASLPAGGTVTFGLQGTYSGSNPVPVDFALNGVSCGGDAPPTPTTTTTSAPPPAGCADVCDDFEQQTGTTPGGRWTVGAANCQGTGTVTVDSTVAHSGTRSVKVTGQGGYCNHAFLGTALAAGSVRYGRFWVRHTTPLPTGHVTLMALRDTADGGRDLRAGGQNRALQWNRESDDATLPAQSPAGVAQSVPLPTGTWSCFEFGIDGPGGQLRTWLNGTEVPGLVADGVPTPDVDQQWLARAWHPSPADLRLGWESYATDADTLWFDDVATGPARIGC; this is encoded by the coding sequence ATGAAGAGGTTCGCCGGAGCCCTGGCCGGGCTCTGCCTCGCCGCGGCGAGTACCACCGCGGTCCTCGCCGCGAGCCCGGCCGCCGCCGCCCCCGCCTGCGGCGTCGACTACCGCGTCGACCAATGGTCGACCGGGTTCACCGCCCAGGTGACCGTCACGAACGGCGCCACCGCGCTCTCGTCGTGGACATTGTCGTGGCACTACGCGGGGACCCAGGCGGTGACGTCCGGCTGGAACGCCACGGTCCGCCAGTCCGGCACGGCGGTGACCGCGGAGAGCCTGTCCTACAACGCGTCCCTGCCCGCCGGCGGCACCGTGACGTTCGGCCTGCAGGGCACGTACTCCGGCAGCAACCCGGTGCCGGTGGACTTCGCGCTCAACGGCGTCTCGTGCGGTGGCGACGCCCCGCCCACGCCGACCACCACGACCACTTCCGCGCCACCGCCCGCGGGGTGCGCCGACGTCTGCGACGACTTCGAGCAGCAGACCGGCACCACCCCGGGCGGGCGATGGACGGTCGGCGCGGCGAACTGCCAGGGCACCGGCACGGTCACCGTCGACAGCACGGTCGCGCACTCGGGCACCCGCTCGGTCAAGGTCACCGGCCAGGGCGGCTACTGCAACCACGCCTTCCTCGGCACGGCTCTCGCCGCCGGGAGCGTGCGGTACGGCCGGTTCTGGGTCCGCCACACGACCCCGCTGCCCACCGGGCACGTCACGCTGATGGCCCTGCGGGACACCGCGGACGGCGGCCGCGACCTGCGGGCGGGCGGCCAGAACCGGGCCCTGCAGTGGAACCGCGAGTCCGACGACGCGACCCTGCCCGCGCAGAGCCCGGCCGGCGTCGCGCAGAGCGTGCCGCTGCCCACCGGGACCTGGTCGTGCTTCGAGTTCGGGATCGACGGCCCCGGCGGGCAGCTGCGGACCTGGCTGAACGGCACCGAGGTACCCGGCCTGGTCGCCGACGGCGTCCCCACTCCCGACGTCGACCAGCAGTGGCTGGCCCGGGCGTGGCACCCGTCGCCGGCCGACCTTCGGCTGGGCTGGGAGAGCTACGCCACCGACGCGGACACCCTCTGGTTCGACGACGTCGCGACCGGCCCCGCGCGGATCGGCTGCTAG
- the mgrA gene encoding L-glyceraldehyde 3-phosphate reductase: MSPFVAAEDRYAGMPYRRAGRSGLKLPAVSLGLWHNFGDDKPLDVQRAVLRRAFDLGVTHFDLANNYGPPPGAAEANFGRHYAADFRPYRDEILVSSKAGYLMWDGPYGEWGSRKSVLASLDQSLARTGLDHFDIFYSHRPDPDTPIEETMGALDTAVRSGKALYAGISNYSPEQTEAALRALRELGTPLLIHQPSYSILNRWVEDGLLDTLAEHGVGSIAYSPLSQGLLTDRYLDGIPADSRAAGASPFLTQDRITEETLGRIRALNDVAERRDQSLAQLAIAWILRRGRVTSALIGASSVAQLENTVAAVANLDFTDEELAEIDRIVA, encoded by the coding sequence ATGTCGCCTTTCGTCGCCGCCGAGGACCGGTACGCGGGCATGCCGTACCGGCGCGCCGGGCGCAGCGGGCTCAAGCTGCCCGCCGTGTCGCTCGGCCTGTGGCACAACTTCGGGGACGACAAGCCCCTCGACGTCCAGCGCGCGGTGCTGCGGCGGGCGTTCGACCTCGGGGTGACGCACTTCGACCTGGCCAACAACTACGGCCCGCCGCCGGGTGCGGCGGAGGCGAACTTCGGCCGGCACTACGCGGCCGACTTCCGGCCGTACCGTGACGAGATCCTGGTGTCGTCCAAGGCGGGCTACCTGATGTGGGACGGCCCGTACGGCGAATGGGGCTCCCGCAAGAGCGTCCTCGCGAGCCTCGATCAGAGCCTCGCCCGCACCGGTCTGGACCACTTCGACATCTTCTACTCGCACCGGCCGGACCCGGACACCCCGATCGAGGAGACCATGGGTGCCCTCGACACGGCGGTCCGGTCGGGGAAAGCGCTTTACGCCGGTATCTCCAACTATTCGCCGGAGCAGACGGAGGCCGCGCTGCGGGCGCTGCGCGAACTCGGCACGCCGCTGCTGATCCACCAGCCGTCGTACTCGATCCTCAACCGCTGGGTCGAGGACGGCCTGCTGGACACCCTGGCCGAGCACGGCGTCGGCTCGATCGCGTACTCGCCCCTGAGCCAGGGCCTGCTGACCGACCGCTACCTCGACGGCATCCCGGCCGACTCCCGCGCGGCGGGGGCCAGCCCGTTCCTGACCCAGGACCGGATCACCGAGGAGACCCTGGGCCGGATCCGCGCGCTGAACGACGTCGCCGAGCGGCGTGACCAGTCGCTGGCGCAGCTGGCGATCGCGTGGATCCTGCGCCGCGGCCGGGTGACCTCGGCGCTGATCGGGGCGAGCAGCGTGGCCCAGCTGGAGAACACGGTCGCGGCGGTCGCGAACCTGGACTTCACGGACGAGGAGCTGGCCGAGATCGACCGCATCGTCGCTTAG